The Coffea arabica cultivar ET-39 chromosome 8e, Coffea Arabica ET-39 HiFi, whole genome shotgun sequence genome window below encodes:
- the LOC113703071 gene encoding RNA polymerase II transcriptional coactivator KELP-like, with protein sequence MDSETEKRIEETVLEILRNSNMDEATEYMIRQAASEKLGLDLSYPPRKKFVRQVVNSYLTEQNAKAAAEHQQQQNDAEEEEEDDDDDEEDEDNDKKKRKAGDKEYDDEGDLIICRLSKSRRVTLTEFRGRTLVSIREYYSKGGKDLPTSKGISLTAEQWASFSKNVPAIEKAIKKMKSRLD encoded by the exons atggactcaGAAACTGAAAAGAGAATCGAAGAAACCGTATTAGAAATCCTGAGGAACTCCAACATGGACGAAGCCACCGAATACATGATCCGACAGGCCGCATCCGAAAAGCTCGGGTTAGACCTCTCCTACCCACCCCGTAAGAAATTCGTCCGCCAGGTCGTCAATTCTTACCTCACCGAACAGAACGCTAAAGCAGCAGCAGAACACCAACAGCAGCAAAACGAcgccgaagaagaagaagaggacgaCGACGACGACGAAGAAGATGAAGATAATGATAAAAAGAAGCGAAAAGCCGGTGACAAAGAGTATGATGACGAAGGCGATCTCATTATTTGCAGA TTATCCAAGAGTAGAAGGGTGACGTTGACGGAGTTTAGAGGAAGGACATTGGTGTCTATAAGAGAGTACTACAGCAAAGGAGGCAAAGATCTACCTACGTCCAAAG GAATAAGCTTGACTGCTGAGCAGTGGGCATCCTTCTCAAAAAATGTACCTGCAATAGAGAAAgctatcaagaaaatgaagtcaAGGTTGGATTGA
- the LOC113702890 gene encoding F-box protein SKIP8, giving the protein MEIIISNFFSNNSIFLAVAALLITALGCVFGTLFTVRTKAKFSGGFCCSCKGNSGTFHTTAYLNGVITGLEDNSRSGEDEMVEKVAAVVPPEKQSGASMMEQLVPEITTHALSYLDYPSLCRLSMTNSQMRKAANDDNAWKALYHKDFTLEQDSVIPVNGWKAYYAATRAIVNINNEFFRIIKERSLAEMGHFWLNADYVKCFHASGESFTGYSAVMQSWQLAFNWEQGFNFQVQDVRARVLTDMAWVAMKAYVDMETGPFNVTNIFEFHNGRWYMVHHHTSVMMVNGGAEQQMMQG; this is encoded by the exons ATGGAGATTattatctctaattttttcTCGAATAATTCGATTTTTCTCGCTGTTGCTGCCCTCTTGATTACCGCCCTAGGTTGCGTTTTCGGAACTCTCTTCACCGTTCGAACAAAAGCGAAATTTTCCGGCGGTTTCTGTTGCTCTTGTAAGGGTAATTCGGGAACTTTTCATACGACGGCGTATCTCAACGGTGTCATTACTGGTTTGGAGGACAATTCTAGGAGTGGGGAAGACGAAATGGTTGAGAAAGTGGCGGCGGTGGTGCCGCCGGAAAAGCAGTCCGGTGCTTCGATGATGGAGCAGTTGGTGCCGGAGATCACTACGCATGCTTTGAGTTACTTGGACTATCCGAGTTTGTGCAGGCTTTCCATGACTAATTCACAGATGCGTAAGGCTGCCAATGATGATAATGCATGGAAAGCTCTCTATCACAAG GATTTCACATTGGAGCAGGATAGTGTGATTCCAGTTAATGGATGGAAGGCCTATTATGCAGCTACAAGAGCCATTGTGAACATTAACAATGAATTTTTTCGCATCATTAAAGAAAGGTCACTTGCAGAAATGGGTCATTTCTGGCTAAATGCAGATTATGTGAAGTGTTTCCATGCTTCTGGAGAGTCCTTTACTGG ATACAGTGCGGTCATGCAAAGCTGGCAGCTAGCTTTTAACTGGGAGCAAGGTTTTAATTTTCAAGTTCAAGATGTAAGGGCACGGGTACTAACAGATATGGCTTGGGTAGCCATGAAAGCTTATGTTGACATGGAGACTGGGCCATTCAATGTGACTAATATATTTGAATTCCATAATGGAAGGTGGTACATGGTCCATCATCACACCTCAGTGATGATGGTAAATGGAGGCGCCGAACAACAAATGATGCAGGGTTAG